In one window of Camelus dromedarius isolate mCamDro1 chromosome 7, mCamDro1.pat, whole genome shotgun sequence DNA:
- the IQUB gene encoding IQ and ubiquitin-like domain-containing protein isoform X3: MLQQQVLPRVKIVLLPVGQKIIMPFKIDTILKYLQDHFSSLLGVPPYVLQLRSSGVILKNNETLLQHGVKPQDVVQVEIFSLQPDLYPLKRITGLNDVPQIITVRVQTGIDLYQEVGVEIIKSDFHKPFLGGFRHKITGIEYHNAGTQTLPKKILEKQNAFCRDTQTVFEKRKLQQTANTTSTQMTKIGVYVSNMTDKLVTPGKYFSAAEYHAQRLEAVIVLQTYYRQWHAKAVVESLRRQKMLRLQWEAQEELRKIKEKEEWMKLDYHRRHNPQTKEDFELLYNALELWRQEELARINQSFTGAERKAALCQLLEKETQIIASIGRHRYIAYMANQKALIQTFLDQCSAPKMWRRFDGKIIEMDTQFTIRARELQSIYECIMLKNISQDERLDVLLTLKHTVKEHACKLTQEILELIDREVDLMMRGVKHHNLEGLRKRIATLFFHYIRTPLFNPEVARHLKVPQDPLKFYKKIYFCHSCQLYLPSTEFSVSSTSHRIYRCRHCINLDNETRKRESFLKYKCLLQRLYYSEADYEDDSKIAFLMQLEDIQYLTENIWASQSALSARNDLNDLVMVRWDKSLEWSPWNCILLTKDEGATHLKLQSMEEVGNFIWDPNLIIGIIRDNLSAVHNLNTSIGLRNREPVDNLHNKIPGMVCMAEIKIKRTLRHIKGEDKISESLTST, translated from the exons gagtgattcttaaaaataatgagaCATTGCTACAACATGGAGTTAAGCCCCAGGATGTTGTACAAGTGGAAATCTTTTCTTTACAGCCAGATCTATATCCACTCAAAAGAATAACTGGATTAAATGATGTCCCTCAAATCATAACTGTCAGAGTACAAACTG GCATTGATCTGTACCAGGAAGTGGGTGTTGAAATTATAAAATCTGATTTTCACAAACCATTTCTTGGTGGATTCAGGCATAAAATAACAGGAATAGAATATCACAATGCTGGAACACAGACTTTAcctaaaaaaattcttgaaaaacagAATGCATTTTGTAGGGATACCcag acagtttttgagaaaagaaagctCCAACAAACTGCAAATACAACATCTACACAGATGACTAAAATTGGTGTGTATGTATCAAATATGACTGATAAACTGGTAAcaccaggaaaatatttttcagcagCAGAATACCATGCTCAAAGACTAGAGGCG GTAATAGTGCTACAGACTTACTACAGACAATGGCATGCTAAAGCCGTGGTAGAAagtttaagaagacagaaaatgttaAGGTTGCAGTGGGAGGCACAGGAAGAACtaaggaagataaaagaaaaagaagagtggaTGAAATTGGACTATCACCGGAGGCATAATCCTCAAACAAAAGAAGATTTCGAACTTCTTTATAATGCACTAGAAC TCTGGCGGCAAGAAGAACTTGCACGCATTAACCAATCTTTCACTGGAGCTGAAAGGAAAGCTGCTTTGTGTCAACTTCTGGAGAAAGAGACCCAGATAATTGCTTCCATTGGGAGACATAGATACATCGCTTATATGGCGAACCAGAAAGCACTAATACAAACTTTTTTGGATCAG tgttcagcTCCAAAGATGTGGAGAAGATTTGATGGCAAAATAATTGAGATGGATACACAGTTCACCATCAGAGCCAGAGAGCTGCAAAGCATCTATGAATGCATTATGCTGAAAAACATCTCTCAAGATGAGAGGCTGGATGTACTCTTAACGCTTAAACATACTGTAAAG GAACATGCATGTAAACTGACTCAGGAAATTCTAGAATTGATTGACAGGGAGGTTGACCTTATGATGAGAGGAGTCAAACATCATAACCTTGAAGGACTCAGGAAAAGGATTGCAACACTCTTCTTTCATTACATCAGAACACCTTTGTTTAATCCAGAAGTTGCAAGACACCTTAAG gTCCCTCAAGACCCATTGAAGTTTTATAAGAAGATTTACTTTTGCCATAGTTGCCAGCTCTATTTGCCTTCTACAGAGTTCTCTGTATCATCCACCTCACACCGCATTTACCGGTGTCGTCACTGCATTAACCTTGACAATGAGACTCGAAAGCGAGAATCATTTTTGAAGTACAAATGTTTACTTCAACGACTCTACTATTCAGAAGCTGATTAtgaagatgattctaaaattgcTTTCCTGATGCAG CTGGAAGATATTCAGTACCTGACGGAGAACATCTGGGCATCCCAGTCGGCGCTCAGTGCCAGGAATGATCTCAACGATCTGGTCATGGTCAGATGGGATAAGTCCTTGGAATGGTCGCCCTGGAACTGCATTCTTCTTACCAAAGATGAAGGCGCAACTCATCTCAAGCTGCAGAGTATGGAAGAGGTAGGAAACTTTATTTGGGACCCTAATTTGATCATTGGAATTATTAGAGATAACTTGAGTGCCGTGCATAATTTAAATACTTCCATTGGATTAAGAAACAGAGAACCTGTGGATAACTTACATAACAAAATACCAGGGATGGTATGTATGGCagagattaaaattaaaaggacacTAAGGCACATAAAAGGTGAAGATAAGATATCTGAAAGTCTTACAAGTACCTAA